A window of Mustela nigripes isolate SB6536 chromosome 9, MUSNIG.SB6536, whole genome shotgun sequence contains these coding sequences:
- the C9H9orf50 gene encoding uncharacterized protein C9orf50 homolog — MPRRPPNPGAQQVEPQGLPRDGARRRRDPLLPRLPLPQLRSVLGAGSPGGLRASEGGGAWWPSGSSHPDVRHPSPRLPAPPTLAQRGAQNRTRLRSLLLPPLPLARASRELAPRRRGPGEREDPRRGAAREAPDSLRALLGELLPSRFREFLHHLGAECAEPRPPSEASPGLPRGVSDHSHHAPQCPHCQFLPDLRGQSSYVQNSLKKILLHQIPALGTLRRDPSQFTLKKANHRPHGAQAPRLKAVLSHSSSGQSSGQRKRFCPFRVRFADETLRDTALRYWERSCAGYRRAWASSPVSIGTGARERPEMTGEFAQNPVRSSKEEAMANVSFSWDRPGLSTQEPPGHLPEDASMKRSLPSIPRATTRRLRGDLPTWQDMDDILGLGGHYPAPGARRWNPSRPAWSCTQS, encoded by the exons ATGCCCCGGCGTCCCCCCAACCCCGGGGCCCAGCAGGTGGAGCCCCAGGGGCTCCCCCGCGACGGCGCTCGCCGAAGGAGAGACCCGCTGCTGCCCcggctgcccctgccccagctccgcTCCGTCCTCGGCGCGGGGTCCCCCGGCGGCTTGAGGGCCTCGGAGGGCGGCGGCGCGTGGTGGCCGAGCGGGTCCTCGCACCCAGACGTGCGGCACCCCTCGCCGCGTCTACCCGCCCCGCCCACCCTGGCCCAGCGGGGGGCGCAGAACCGGACAAGGCTGCGGTCGCTCCTGCTGccgcccctgcccctggcccgTGCGTCCCGGGAACTCGCGCCCCGGCGCCGGGGGCCTGGAGAGCGCGAGGATCCCCGCAGGGGCGCGGCCAGGGAGGCCCCGGACTCCCTGCGCGCCCTCCTAGGAGAGCTTCTCCCCAGCAGGTTCCGGGAGTTCCTCCACCACCTGGGGGCAGAGTGCGCGGAACCCCGGCCGCCGAGTGAGGCCTCTCCAGGACTCcccagggg TGTGTCAGACCACAGCCACCATGCCCCCCAGTGTCCCCACTGTCAGTTCCTTCCAGACCTGCG GGGCCAGTCATCGTACGTCCAGAATAGTCTTAAGAAGATTTTGCTCCATCAAATACCTGCCCTGGGGACCCTGAGGAGAGATCCCTCACAATTCACCCTCAAGAAGGCCAACCA CAGGCCCCACGGTGCGCAGGCCCCCAGGCTCAAGGCCGTGCTCTCCCACAGCTCCTCAGGGCAGAGCTCAGGGCAACGTAAGCGGTTTTGCCCCTTCCGAGTGCGATTCGCTGATGAGACCCTGCGGGACACAGCGCTCCGCTACTGGGAGCGCAGCTGTGCAG GGTACCGCCGAGCATGGGCTAGCTCCCCGGTCAGCATCGGAACGGGTGCTCGGGAGCGTCCGGAGATGACCGGAGAGTTTGCCCAAAACCCCGTGCGCAGCTCCAAGGAGGAGGCCATGGCCAACGTCTCGTTCAGCTGGGACCGCCCCGGCCT GTCCACCCAGGAGCCACCGGGTCACCTCCCTGAGGATGCCTCCATGAAACGCAGCCTGCCCAGCATCCCTAGGGCCACCACACGGAGGCTGCGAGGTGACCTCCCAACCTGGCAGGACATGGATGAcatcctggggctggggggccatTACCCTGCTCCTGGGGCCAGACGCTG GAATCCTTCCCGCCCAGCTTGGAGCTGCACCCAGTCCTGA